Proteins encoded together in one Impatiens glandulifera chromosome 1, dImpGla2.1, whole genome shotgun sequence window:
- the LOC124921811 gene encoding basic form of pathogenesis-related protein 1-like, with translation MGLYHLSLALVVTFMAMSMLPQLSTAQNSPQDYVEAHNAARAQVGVGPIAWDENVAAFARSYASQRAGDCNLMHSGGPYGENLAKGFPNFTGRDAVNMWIEEKPFYDYDSNTCVGGECLHYTQVVWRDSVRLGCARVQCNDGSWFVTCNYDPQGNFVGERPY, from the coding sequence ATGGGGCTTTACCATCTCTCACTAGCATTAGTTGTGACATTCATGGCCATGTCAATGCTTCCTCAACTCTCAACTGCCCAAAACTCCCCCCAAGACTATGTTGAGGCCCACAATGCTGCCCGGGCTCAGGTGGGAGTCGGGCCCATCGCTTGGGATGAAAACGTAGCCGCATTTGCTAGAAGTTACGCCAGCCAGAGAGCTGGGGACTGTAATCTCATGCACTCAGGCGGACCATATGGCGAAAACCTTGCAAAGGGTTTCCCGAACTTCACGGGGAGAGATGCTGTGAATATGTGGATCGAGGAGAAACCCTTCTACGACTATGACTCAAACACATGTGTCGGAGGTGAATGCTTACACTATACTCAGGTTGTGTGGCGTGATTCAGTAAGACTAGGATGTGCTAGGGTTCAATGCAATGACGGTTCGTGGTTCGTCACTTGTAACTATGATCCTCAAGGCAACTTTGTTGGAGAGAGACCTTACTAG